The Anomalospiza imberbis isolate Cuckoo-Finch-1a 21T00152 chromosome 13, ASM3175350v1, whole genome shotgun sequence genome includes the window CCCGcaaacagccccaaaatccatcGGGCAGGGTGGGAATTCTGAGGATCTGTGCACCAGCACCTTCAGCTCTCACTCAGGGGTGAGAATTCCTCAGAATtccccaaaaacagccccaaaatccatcGGGCAGGGGAGAAACTCCAGTGGTCTCTGCACCTTCACCTTTCAGGGGGTGAGACTTCCTCAGAATTCCCCAAAAacgaccccaaaatccaccggGCAGGGTGGGAAACTCCAGGGGTCTGTGCACCAGCACCTTCAGCTCTCACTCAGGGGCAAATTCCTCACAAAAGGACCCAAAATCCATCGGGCATGGGGTGAATTTCAGGGGTCTGTGCACCAGCGCCTTCTGCTTTGACAAAAGGGGGTGAGAATTCCTCAGAATTCCCCAAAAATGGCCCAAATCCCATCAGGCAGggtgggaattccaggggtTTGTGCAGAACACCTTCAGCTCTCACAAATGGgcaaattccccccaaaagaACCCAAAATCCATCGGGCAGGGGGTGAATTCCAAGGATCTGCCTCAGAGGGTGAGAATTCCTCAGAATTCCTCAGAATTCCCCAAAAACGGCCCCAAAATCCATTGGGCATGGGGTGAATTCCAGGGGTCTGTGCACCAGCGCCTTCTGCTCTCACTCATGGCAAATTCTCCCCAAAAGAGCCCAAAATCCATCGGGCAGGGGGGATGTACCCTCACCCCTCTCCAGAGCCCTcagcaaattttcttttttttttttttattttcgGATTTTTTTATTTCggaatttttggattttttttttttttttaaatttttggattttggatttttttttatattttggaattttcggattttttttcccccggaATTTTcggatttttttattttggaatgtttggattattttttttttttcggatTTTTTTATTTCggaatttttggattttttttttttaatttttggattttggatttttttatattttggaatTTTCGGGTTTTTTTATTTCGGAATTTTtttgattttggatttttttatatcttGGAATTTTCGGGTTTTTTTATTTCGGAATTTTCGGGcttttgacattttaaatttggattttttttttttttccttttatttttttttttttcccattttcctcctctcccagcagccaAGCTCAGTGCCGGGTGCGCTTCTTTGGGACGGCCAAAGCCGTGTTTCGGGGGCCCGGAGCCCCATCGCGAGGCTGGAGAGCCGCTGTTCCCGGCAGGAGCAGGGGCGGCAGCGGCTCCGCTCCCGTAGCCATAGCAGCGGGTGCGCAGGGCAGctccgcccgcgccgccggaCTTCGGCCCGGAATCGCCCGCAAAAGTGGCAGCAGCCGCCTCCGCTCCTGccgggaccccaaacccccggGACTGTCCCCAGAACCCCCGGGACTGTCCCCAGAACCCCCGGGACTGTCCCCAGAACCCCCGGGACTGTCCCCAGAACCCCCGGGACTGTCCCCAGACCTCCAAGGATCGTCCCCAGACCTCCAAGGATTGTCCCCAGAACCCCCGGGACTGTCCCCAGAACCCCAGGGATTGTCCCCAAACCTCCAAGGATTGTCCCCAGAACCCCCGGGACTGTCCCCAGAACCCCCGGGATTGTCCCCAGAACCCCCGGGATTGTCCCCAGACCTCCAAGGATCGTCCCCAGAACCCCCGGAAttgtccccaaaacccccgggATTGTCCCCAAACCTCCAAGGATCGTCCCCAAACCTCCAAGGATCGTCCCCAGGACCATGGTGAGTGACGCGCTGCGGGCTCTGCGCCCCGAAATCGGATTTTAAAGCTGCTcgggtttatttttttttaattttttttttttcctctctgttcctGCTGCAGGCAAAGTTTCTGTCCCAGGATCAGATTAATGGTAGGTGCGGGGTTGTTCTGATTCGGGCGTTAATGAGCGAGATTCAATCTCTATTTCTGATTCTATTTCTGTAAAAATGCCGCTTTTCCCCCCAACGTGTCTCAGCCTGCGCTGGCTGCCCCTCAGTCCCTCCTCCTCCCGGCTCTCCCGGGATCTGCTCCCTGGGAAAAACAACAGGGAAATCTCCCCAGGTCCTGCCcgggaaaacaaaaacaacaggGGAATCTCCCCAGGTCCTGCCcgggaaaacaaaaacaacaggGAAATCTCCCCAGGTCCTGCCCGGGAAAACAGGGACATCTCCCCAGGCCAGGAAAACATTGCAGCGCAAAAGCAGCAGAGGGTGAGCACCCGCTCCAAACCCACCGGAACAGcggaattccagggaaaacagctggcccaggaattccagggaaatcGGCTGGCccaggaattccagggaaaacagctgccccaggaattccagggaaaacagCTGCCCCCAGGAATTCCAGGTGCCCCGGTGCCGCTCCTGCAGGGGTTCGGTGCCGTGggagcggaggaggaggaggaggaggaaggaggcgGCGCAGGGGATCCAAATTCCCATTGCGAGCCGccctgggaaaggggagccGCGCCCGGGGCTGGGATTGCTCCGGGAACGGCCAAAGGAAGCTGAAATAAGGGTATTAATAAGAGTATTAATGAGAGTATTAATGAGAGTGTTATTGCAAATCTGATCGGCTCCGCCGAGGGATTGGCGAGcgggggaggcggcggccgggccAGGGGAGGCCACGGCGCCCACGGGCACCCCCGGGACATGCTCGGGACACCCCGGGACATCCGTGGGGCACCCCCGGGACATGCTCGGGACACCCCGGGACATGCTCGGGACACCCCGGGACATGCTCGGGACACCCCGGGACATCCCCGGAGCATCCTCGGAGCACCCCCCGGTCCCTGCAGCCGCCCCAGCAGcgagggctggggacagaggggacgaGGACGGGGACGGCACCAAACCAGGCTGGGTTCCTGCAGCGGGAGGGAGCCGGGAGCGGCGTGGGAAGGGGGGAGAGCTCCCGGCCGGATCTGGGTCAGCTGCGGTGCTGCCGGGAGAGCGGGAGATGGGGGAGAACTCGGCGGCCTCCGCCTCCAAAATCTTCCACCACCATCATcctccatcctccatcctccatcctccatcctccatcctccatcctccatcctccatcctccatcctccatcctcctctcctctcctctcctctcctctcctctcctctcctctcctctcctctcctctcctctcctctcctctcctctcctctcctctcctctcctctcctctcctctcctctcctctcctctcctctcctctcctctcctctcctctcctctcctcccctcccctcccctcccctcccctcccctctcctctttcttttccttctctcttttcctccccCTCGCTCCTTCATCcttcccctcagcctcctctgtCCCTCTCCCACCCCGTCCTAGGCAGGAAAAGCACTTTTAACCAAAATCCTCCGCTTTCGCAGccctttccccctcccagcCGCGCTTCCTCAGCCTGGAGGGCCCCAATTAGCGCCGCTCGGGGCTTTAATTGCCCTTAATTGCCCCTGGTCCCCTCCCCCCGAGCCCATCACCCTCCGGGAAAGGCGACACCGACACCGGATCCCGGCTGGAATCCTTCCCGGCCCGGAGCGGGGCTCGATGGCATCCCTGCCGGATAACCGAGTTCTGGTTCTTAATTAGAGTTCAAGGAATGCTTTTCCCTGTACGACAAGAAGCAAAAAGGGAAGATCAAAGCCTCGGACCTGCTGGCAGTGATGAGGTGCCTGGGAGCCAGCCCCACGCCGGGAGAGGTGCAGAGgcacctgcagctgcacaggATCGGTGAGCTACCTGCACAGCCACGGAAACGGGGTTAAACCtgggaaaattccttttttctggAGTCGGGGCGTTCCAGGGGGAGCATCCACCCCGAGCAGTCACCAGAAGCTGTTGTGATGTGTTAAATCCAGCCCGCGGACTAAACCAGCGCCattaaaatccctaaaaaaGGAGGAGACAAACTTTTAATATGGATTTGGAGGGTGGGAGGCTGTCCGGGCCAACCAACAGAGGTGGGAGGGAACAGAAAGACGTTCAGCTGAAGATGtgtgggaaaaacaaagcacaaaacCCAAGGAACTGTGACATCAGGTGGTGGGTTATTAAAAATTCGGGATCCAAGTTCAGAGCACAAATTTAACAGAGTTATAAATGGGATTTTAGGAGAAAAACCCCGGTTGTGCCGTGCCCTGATCCAGGTCaaggacagggaaaggaaaccCCAGGAAAGGGaactgggggaggaggaggagggtttTTAACCCTGGATCCAGCCCCCAGACGGGGCCATTCCCAAAGGATCTGCCCTCCCTTTCGCAGACAGGAACGCAGAGCTGGACTTCTCCACCTTCCTGAACATCATGTACCGGCAGATGAAGCAGGAGGAGCCCGAGGAGGAGATCCTGAGAGCCCTGGCCATGATTGACCGGCAGAAGAGAGGAGTGATCCCCGTGCCCGAGCTCCGCGCCAAGCTCACCCGGCTGGGGGAGAAGCTTTCCGAGGAGGAAGGTACCCTGCAATTCCCACTGGGGCCAAATTCCCCCTGCTCTtccattccctttcccctttcctttccttcccttccctctttcctctttcctttccttcctcctttttatttcccttcctcttctccttttttccttctctcttttccttcttccctgccttcctcttctttccccttctcttttttcctcctctcttttccccctctgcaGCCGCCTCTGGGATGAGGAAGGGCCTGTGCCAGCAGGAGACACCAAagaaaaaacaggcaaaaaccccaaacccctccagtTGGTCAAAATTTGGCTCCGAGGGGCACAATAAACACAAAAGCCCATCTGGACTAAAGTTGTGatttccccccccacccccgtgGAACTCAAAGAGATGGATATCCCTGCTCCAGAGAATTTTACACGGAATTAAAATCCAGGTGCTGATTGATGCCAGTTTGAAACTCTCACTCGATCCCAGAGGTGATTTCCAACAAAAATGCCCCaaaccctgcagagctgctttccctCTGAacaccccagcacccccagatgtCCCACCCCAACGGTATTTTCCGTTTTCCAGTGGATGACCTGCTAAGAGAAGCCAAAGTTGGGCCAAATGGAACCATCAAATACGAGGAATTTGTGCGCCTCCTTTGCCTTCCCTCGGCGGACTACTGAAACCCAGAGTGGGAtttgctgggagcagcacctgcagggtttttattgctattttccCCAGTTTCTAGTCAGACTCAGGAACCGTCAGTTGCCTTTCAAAACCTGATTTTGCCTTCATTTAGTGCTGACACTTCCGTAGGTTCCCCCCTGATTCCtggaaaaacaagaaataatattataatatatatgttATTAGAGCAATGATAACTGTTACTGAAATAAACTGAGTGTGATGGCGCGTGtcaagctttaaaaaaattatttcaaaaagcatttaaatgtTGGGATTGTGGCAGAAGGAACTCATGGTCGAGGTCTCCTGGTTCTGCAAGAACCAAGCACAGCCCAACAGCTGTTTGGTGTCTGCATAaaggaaaaactgggaaaaaggagaaacagGGCCAGGAAAGTTCCCCTTTTCCACACCAGGAAAAAACTCCCTACTCCCAGCTGATGAAACCCCCTCTGATCCTCATTTTCCAGGTTGATTAAACCCCCCCAATCCTCATTTTCCAGGTTGATTAAACCCCCTCTGATCCTCATTTTCCAGGTTGATGAAACCCCCCCGATCCTCATTTTCCAGGTTGATGAAACCCACTCTGATCCTCATTTTCCAGGTTGATTAAACCCCCCTGATCCTCATTTTTGTCCCACCTGGATCTCAGAGCCTTCGGGCAGGTCCTCAAAGGGGTGTCTGGAATTTCGGGCAGTTCTCCCTGGATTCAGCTGAGAAGTTTCACAGGGATCATGGACAAGCAGTGACCTGGTGAACTCCCATATTCCCATAAATCTGCTCTGGCTTCTGCTCCAGaagcctcctcctctccctccaccCCTTTTTTAAATCCCGAATCTCCTCTTTGCTCCACCGGTGAAATAATCAGGAATTAAATcctggcagccacagcagaTCCAAgggattgggaaggaattcccagaggagctgtggctgcccctggacccctggaagtgtccaaggccaggctggatttggtctggagcagcctgggacaggggaaggtgtccctgccatggaatgagatgggatttaaggtcctttccaacccagatTATCCCAGGATTCCATGGTTCCCCCATCCCTGCAGAGTAGCTGGAACGTTCCAAGGCCACCACCCAGGAATGTCACACAAAGCTGggaagaaatggggaaaaacccccaaaatccgaGCAAATCCCAACCCCCCACATCCATAACAGCGTCCCTGTGAGGGTAAAATAGGGATTATCCTCATGGAATATCAAACGTGGGGGGAAGGTATGGAAAACTAAACGGCATTGCTGAACTCTTCACAAGGCGTGGAAGCAGATCCAGGGATTTCAGTCctgcagggaaggaaaacaTCCTGATCCAAGCTGGGATCCCCCTGTTCCAGGCTGCCTGGGCAGCttctttccatggaaaatgAGCTTTGCTCCATGGAAAAGTGACATGGCCACACCCTTCACCTCTTAGTTAGCTCTTCCTACTCCAGGGGTAGGAAATAGTCCAGAAAAACCTGAAAATCGGGGTTACAAagagcccagcactgcaggaaaaccaggagcagctggaaagaGCCAAAGGGAGgatttccctgctctgctcccgcCCCATTCATCCCAAATTTCGGATAAACCCAGGAATGCAGTTCTGCCCACGCTGGGGTTTGCTCCTGGATCCCGGAGCTCTCCCGAGCCTGGATCCAGCAGGAAAGGTTTGGTTTGTGCAGCTGACGGCACAAGGAATTCCTTGAGAATTTGttcccaaatccatccctggCCTCATCCCTCCCCTTTCCTGCAgacacagcagctcccagtccCTGGGGATGGCTCCAGGATGGGAAAACATTCCCAAAGAAAAGCTGCCAGGGAGGAGCCGCCCTTCACACGCGCTCCGGGGACAAAGCAGCGCTGTCacatccccaaaaaaaccccattccagccccaaaaaacacccaggAAAACCCTCTGTTCCCACCTtgcctccccaggaaacacaaaatAACCGAATGCTGTTTATTACGTCGAAGGATTTCTACACAAACAGGGAACATTCAGGCAAACCAGggctttgtttggttttttttttctgttttttttttccccaatgcatagaataaatattttcactcGGTACTTTTATACAAACTGACACTGGGCTACTGTACATTTGTAAATCCATGGATTGGTTTGGCATGCCCTAAGGAAAACGAAGAGAAAAGGTTGAAGGCAATGCATGAGAGCTTCCCATTCATGGAATTCATGGTCATTTTCATATTCTGCTTATTTACATCTTTTCCCCTTTAACTGATGAACAGCAGCACTTTCGGAGACCACCAGTGATTTATTTTCCCTTGTTAGAAATCTAAgttctgcttaaaaaaatgaaacaaaattacaCTGCTAAACCAAAATCTTCCCTACTAAAATGTGCTTCAAATCCCGAAATGTTTAATTGCAACAAAGAATGGAATTTCACCACGTTCTCCTCACGCTCCggggctctgcagctcctggagaatCCAGGGAACTCAGGGATCCACTGGAATCTCccgggagaggagggggagcgGCAGCTCCATGCCTCCCTCGGCAGGGCCAGAGCGGCTCCGGgaagctccagctgctccagcgtggggcaggggctggaaggcagctgcagcctgctcctgctcagGGACACGCGTGTGTGACAGGCGTGTGTGCACGGCCCAGTGTGCGACACGCGTGTGTGCACGGCCCGGCGTGTGTGACACGCGTGTGTGCACGGCCCAGTGTGTGACACGCGTGTGTCCATGTCCCAGTGTGTGTGACACGCGTGTGTGCACGGCCCAGTGTGTGACACGCGTGTGTGCACGGCCCGGCGTGTGTGACACGCGTGTGTCCATGTCCCAGTGTGTGTGACACGCGTGTGTGCACGTCCCAAATGTAAATGCATCTGACACGCGTGTGTGCATGTCCCAGTGTGTGTGACACGCGTGTGTCCATGTCCCAGCGTGTGTGACACGCGTGTGTCCATGTCCCAATGTGTGTGACACGCGTGTGTGCAGCCCAGTGTGTGTGACACACGTGTGTGCACATCCCAAACATGTGAGTGTGTGTGACACGCGTGTGTGCACAGCCTGGCGTGTGTGACACGCGTGTGTCCATGTCCCAGTGTGTGTGACGTGCGTGTGTGCACAGCCCAGCgtgtgacacacctgtgtgcACGGCCCAGCGTGTGTGACatgtgtgtgtccatgtcccAGTGTGTGTGACACGTGTGTGTGCACGGCCCAGCATGTGACACACGTGTGTGAACAGCCCAGTGTGTGTGACATGCGTGTGTGCACATCCCAAACGTATGTATGTGACATGTGTGTCCATGTCCCAGTGTGAGTGACACGTGTGTGCACATCCCAAATGTGTCCATGTGTGTGACACACGTGTGCACATCCCAAACGTGTGTGCCACACGTGTGTGCATGTCCCAAATGTGAGTCTGTGCGTGTGTGACACACGTGCACATCCCaaacgtgtgtgtgtgtgacacacgTGTGTGCACATCCCAGACCTGTGTGTGGATGTCCCACAGACACGTGCCCGTCCCATGGGTCTGtgcacaccccacacacctgtgTGCATGTTCCAGAGGTGTGtgcacaccccacacacctgtgTGCATGTTCCAGAGGTGTGtgcacaccccacacacctgtgTGCATGTTCCAGAGGTGTGtgcacaccccacacacctgtgTGCATGTTCCACAGAGGTGTGTGCACATCCCAGAGGTGTGTGGAGATCAGACACGTGTGTGCACATCCCAAACACACGAACacatcccacacacctgtgcacacatcCCACAGACACGTGTCACATCCCAAATCTGTGCACATCCCACACACACGTGTGCATGTCCCAGACAAGTGTGCACACATCCCACAGGTGTCTGCacatcccacacacctgtgcacacatcccacacacctgtgcacacatcccacacacctgtgcacacatcCCATACCTGTGCacatcccacacacctgtgcacatcccacacacctgtgcacatccCATACCTGTGCACACATcccacacacctgtacacatcccacacacctgtgcacatcccacacacctgtgcacatccCATACCTGTGCACacatcccacacacctgtgcacacatcCCATACCTGTGCACacatcccacacacctgtgcacatcccacacacctgtgcacacatcCCATACCTGTGCACacatcccacacacctgtgcacatcccacacacctgtgcacacatcCCATACCTGTGCACacatcccacacacctgtgcacatcccacacacctgtgcacacatcCCATACCTGTGCACacatcccacacacctgtgcacatccCATACCTGTGCACacatcccacacacctgtgcacatcccacacacctgtgcacacatcccacacacctgtgcacatcccacacacctgtgcacacatcccacacacctgtgcacatccCATAGCTGTGCACACatcccatacacctgtgcaCATCCCATACCTGTGCacatcccacacacctgtgcacatcccacacacctgtgTACACATCCCATACCTGTGCacatcccacacacctgtgTACACATCCCATACCTGTGCACacatcccacacacctgtgcacatcccacacacctgtgcacacatcccacacacctgtgcacatcccacacacctgtgtacacatcccacacacctgtacacatcccacacacctgtgcacatccCATAGCTGTGCACacatcccacacacctgtgcacacatcccacacacctgtgcacatcccacacacctgtgcacatcccacacacctgtacacatcccacacacctgtgcacacatcccacacacctgtgcacatccCATAGCTGTGCACacatcccacacacctgtgcacatcccacacacctgtacacatcccacacacctgtgcacatcccatacacctgtgcaCATCCCATAGCTGTGCACacatcccacacacctgtgcacatcccacacacctgtgcacatcccacacacctgtgcacatcccacacacctgtgcacacatcccacacacctgtgcacatccCATAGCTGTGCACACatcccatacacctgtgcacatcccacacacctgtgcacatcccacacacctgtgTACACATCCCATACCTGTGCacatcccacacacctgtgTACACATCCCATACCTGTGCACacatcccacacacctgtgcacatcccacacacctgtgcacacatcccacacacctgtgcacatcccacacacctgtgtacacatcccacacacctgtacacatcccacacacctgtgcacatccCATAGCTGTGCACacatcccacacacctgtgcacacatcccacacacctgtgcacatcccacacacctgtgcacatcccacacacctgtacacatcccacacacctgtgcacacatcccacacacctgtgcacatccCATAGCTGTGCACacatcccacacacctgtgcacatcccacacacctgtacacatcccacacacctgtgcacatcccatacacctgtgcaCATCCCATAGCTGTGCACacatcccacacacctgtgcacatcccacacacctgtgcacatcccacacctgtgcacatcccacacacctgtgcacatcccacacacctgtgcacacatcccacacacctgtgcacacatcccacacacctgtgcacacatcccacacacctgtgcacatccCATAGCTGTGCACACatcccatacacctgtgcacatcccacacacctgtgcacatcccacacacctgtgcacacatcccacacctgtgcacatcccacacacctgtgcacatcccacacacctgtgcacatccCATACCTGTGCACATCCCATACCTGTGCACacatcccacacacctgtgcacacatcCCATACCTGTGCACacatcccacacacctgtgcacatcccacacacctgtacacatcccacacacctgtgcacatcccacacacctgtgcacatcccacacacctgtgcacacatcccacacacctgtgcacatccCATACCTGTGCACATCCCATACCTGTGCACacatcccacacacctgtgcacatccCATACCTGTGCACacatcccacacacctgtgcacacatcCCATACCTGTGCACacatcccacacacctgtgcacatcccacacacctgtgcacacatcccacacacctgtgcacatcccacacacctgtgcacacatcccacacacctgtgcacatcccacacacctgtgcacacatcCCATAGCTGTGCACacatcccacacacctgtgcacatcccacacacctgtgcacatcccacacacctgtgcacatcccacacacctgtgcacatccCATAGCTGTGCACacatcccacacacctgtgcacacatcccacacacctgtgcacattCCAGACACCTGTGCACATCCCACACGTGTGTGCACATTCCAGACACCTGTGCACATCCCCCAGACAGATGTGCACA containing:
- the CALML4 gene encoding calmodulin-like protein 4; translation: MRCLGASPTPGEVQRHLQLHRIDRNAELDFSTFLNIMYRQMKQEEPEEEILRALAMIDRQKRGVIPVPELRAKLTRLGEKLSEEEVDDLLREAKVGPNGTIKYEEFVRLLCLPSADY